The Geobacter sp. AOG2 genome includes a window with the following:
- a CDS encoding glycosyltransferase family 2 protein codes for MNPPDQPQDIIFSPSGCSEVVVLMSTFNGSSFIADQIRSIQCQTFTNWVMIVRDDGSTDETLDIVKNFAADDERIQIVTDNRPSRLGPKASFGALMERAQDMHAHYYCFADQDDVWHSDKIASSLERLKKIEADTGADVPVLVYSDLQVVTKDLVEISPSFYAYQGIRTGEEPPFHTLLVQNHIVGCSMMFNRSLLEMATPVPEQAYMHDWWVAICARVRGIVSFLDEPTVKYRQHGGNSAGAGGIRRLFSLSGWGTLWQKLNWIFLCSVSQSESLSQRLHTRGDSAGVLSPTEAAAVYAVEVWGQLAEMNVLERLGLAIGWRLKSQNNPLTILLYIQLLLLPMLKRLLYRPSKGKEK; via the coding sequence ATGAACCCACCGGACCAGCCTCAAGACATAATCTTCTCCCCCTCTGGCTGCTCTGAGGTTGTGGTGTTGATGTCGACTTTTAATGGCTCTTCATTCATCGCTGACCAGATCAGGAGCATCCAGTGCCAGACATTCACCAACTGGGTTATGATCGTTCGCGATGATGGTTCGACGGATGAAACGCTTGATATTGTGAAAAATTTTGCAGCAGATGATGAAAGGATACAGATTGTAACCGATAACAGACCATCCCGACTGGGGCCGAAAGCCAGTTTTGGCGCCTTGATGGAGCGTGCTCAGGATATGCACGCACATTACTACTGTTTTGCTGATCAAGACGATGTGTGGCATTCTGACAAAATAGCGTCATCACTGGAGCGCCTCAAAAAAATCGAGGCTGATACGGGGGCAGATGTCCCGGTTCTCGTTTACAGCGATCTGCAAGTGGTGACAAAAGACCTTGTAGAAATCTCACCATCATTCTACGCGTACCAAGGGATTCGTACCGGCGAAGAGCCCCCATTTCACACGCTGTTGGTGCAAAACCATATTGTCGGTTGCAGCATGATGTTCAACCGTTCGCTGCTGGAGATGGCGACTCCGGTGCCGGAGCAGGCTTATATGCATGACTGGTGGGTGGCAATCTGTGCGCGCGTACGGGGAATCGTGTCTTTTCTGGATGAACCTACGGTTAAATATCGGCAGCATGGTGGCAACAGTGCTGGCGCTGGTGGTATCAGGCGTCTTTTTAGCCTGAGCGGCTGGGGAACTCTCTGGCAAAAGCTGAACTGGATTTTTTTATGTTCGGTGTCCCAATCTGAAAGTCTCAGCCAGCGACTACATACAAGGGGCGATTCAGCCGGTGTGTTGAGTCCTACCGAAGCGGCGGCAGTGTATGCTGTAGAAGTTTGGGGGCAACTGGCCGAGATGAATGTACTTGAGCGGTTGGGCCTGGCAATCGGCTGGAGACTGAAATCGCAGAACAATCCCTTGACGATTTTGCTCTACATACAGCTTTTACTGTTACCGATGTTGAAGCGTTTGCTTTACCGGCCCTCTAAAGGAAAAGAGAAATGA
- a CDS encoding glycosyltransferase family 2 protein, with translation MVANETGNRPFFTIAVPTYNRHDLLRETLQSVLSQSFGDFEIIVGNDYQAETLTVEMLGIIDPRVRIINHSVNLREVGNMNALLALARGRYFTWLFDDDLYEPEFLSTAHTFISRYDFPPALFSSFSLLRGSNTFSPKTVHVRSFQQYSGQSFLKTYFKGRAKIISTAGLFDTAALRIKTGGVEELCDSAVGVYCEYLFLVRCALLGRILFIDAPFVVMRTHNESWSQSNLHLQKFKDAGLPLIRRCAEVFRNPALVEDFKTNLSGICKLHLYSFAYKSSKHEIGEYRFGVAATARAISHLFDENTAVKSLFLEETGGGRFSTEVRFLWLLGKFSSLIIVWFIVFWIRKFFPGFLQLRRSFTPK, from the coding sequence GTGGTAGCAAATGAAACGGGGAACAGGCCGTTTTTCACCATTGCCGTGCCGACCTACAACCGCCATGACTTGTTGCGCGAAACCCTTCAGTCAGTGCTATCCCAGTCTTTCGGCGACTTCGAGATCATTGTCGGCAATGACTACCAAGCTGAAACCCTCACCGTCGAAATGCTTGGCATAATCGACCCGCGAGTCCGGATTATCAATCATTCGGTCAATCTCCGTGAGGTGGGCAACATGAATGCCCTGCTGGCTTTAGCGCGAGGACGTTATTTCACCTGGCTGTTTGATGACGATCTGTACGAACCGGAATTTTTAAGCACGGCACATACGTTTATCAGCCGGTACGATTTCCCGCCAGCGCTCTTTTCCTCTTTTAGCCTGTTGCGGGGTTCAAACACATTTTCGCCGAAAACGGTGCACGTACGCTCCTTCCAGCAGTATTCAGGCCAGAGCTTTCTTAAAACCTATTTTAAGGGCCGGGCCAAAATCATTTCAACAGCGGGACTTTTTGATACGGCAGCCTTGAGAATAAAGACAGGCGGCGTCGAAGAGTTATGTGATTCGGCGGTTGGCGTGTACTGCGAATACCTGTTTCTCGTCCGTTGCGCTCTTCTGGGGAGAATTCTGTTTATTGATGCGCCATTTGTGGTAATGCGGACGCATAATGAGTCTTGGAGTCAAAGCAATCTGCATTTGCAGAAGTTCAAGGATGCCGGGCTGCCTTTAATCCGGCGTTGCGCAGAAGTTTTTCGAAATCCGGCGCTTGTAGAGGACTTTAAAACAAATCTTTCTGGAATCTGCAAATTGCATCTATATTCATTTGCCTACAAATCCTCAAAACATGAGATCGGGGAATACCGGTTCGGCGTGGCGGCAACAGCCAGGGCAATATCGCACCTTTTCGATGAGAACACCGCTGTCAAGTCGCTGTTTTTAGAGGAAACCGGTGGGGGGAGATTCTCTACGGAGGTACGCTTTCTCTGGCTGCTTGGCAAGTTCTCGAGCCTGATAATCGTGTGGTTTATTGTTTTCTGGATCAGAAAATTTTTCCCCGGCTTCCTCCAACTAAGACGTTCTTTCACTCCCAAATGA
- a CDS encoding NAD(P)-dependent oxidoreductase, with protein MKIVVTGALGHIGSQLIRSLPETFPGAEIIMLDNLSTQRFCSLFNLPAQGRYRFREADILTADLEELFAGALTVVHLAAITNAEGSFDIQEKVEQTNFIGTERVARACASVGAPLLFLSTTSVYGTQAAVVDEQCAPHELKPQSPYAESKLRAEQLLAQVGQEQRLRFIICRFGTIFGASVGMRFHTAVNKFIWQACMGIPLTVWTSALDQQRPYLDLSDAVRAIEFIIGNDLFDGNIYNVLTINATVRQVIDTVREFIPDARVKLVDHRIMNQLSYAVACEKFRSLGFTFKGDLHKRVAESIDILRGACSW; from the coding sequence ATGAAAATCGTTGTAACCGGAGCCTTGGGACATATCGGCTCACAGCTGATCCGCAGCCTGCCGGAAACGTTCCCTGGGGCAGAGATCATAATGTTGGACAACCTTTCCACGCAACGCTTCTGTTCATTGTTCAACCTCCCCGCTCAGGGGCGCTACCGGTTCCGCGAAGCCGACATCCTCACCGCCGATTTGGAGGAACTGTTTGCAGGAGCTTTAACGGTAGTCCACTTGGCTGCCATCACCAATGCTGAAGGGAGCTTCGACATCCAGGAAAAAGTCGAGCAAACCAATTTCATTGGTACGGAGCGGGTGGCCCGGGCCTGCGCCAGCGTCGGCGCGCCGCTTTTGTTCCTGTCCACCACCAGCGTCTACGGTACCCAGGCCGCTGTGGTTGACGAGCAATGCGCCCCCCATGAGCTGAAGCCCCAAAGCCCCTATGCCGAGTCGAAGCTGCGCGCCGAGCAGCTGTTGGCGCAGGTCGGTCAAGAACAACGTTTGCGCTTCATCATTTGCCGTTTCGGGACAATCTTCGGTGCGTCCGTCGGAATGCGCTTCCACACGGCGGTGAATAAGTTTATCTGGCAGGCCTGCATGGGCATTCCGCTCACGGTTTGGACATCAGCCCTGGACCAGCAGCGGCCCTACCTGGATTTAAGTGATGCTGTACGAGCCATTGAATTCATCATCGGCAATGACCTTTTTGATGGAAACATCTATAATGTCCTCACCATCAACGCCACTGTCCGCCAGGTAATCGACACGGTCCGCGAGTTTATTCCTGATGCGCGGGTGAAGTTGGTGGACCATCGGATCATGAACCAGCTTTCCTATGCCGTTGCCTGCGAAAAGTTCCGTTCATTAGGCTTCACCTTTAAAGGAGACCTGCATAAACGGGTTGCCGAGTCGATAGACATCCTGCGGGGAGCATGCTCGTGGTAG
- a CDS encoding DegT/DnrJ/EryC1/StrS aminotransferase family protein gives MIPYEDLHKVNVSFFAELRETFREVLESGWYILGPQVERFEREFARFCGMPHCIGVASGMDALTLSLKAFGFAPGSEVIVPSNTYIATVLSIIQADLKPVLAEPDIASYTIDPDAIEACITAKTAAIMVVHLYGKMCRMDRIISIADRHGLKVFEDCAQAHGARFRGQIAGSFGDAAAFSFYPTKNLGAFGDAGAVTTRDAAVAESIRMLRNYGSTRKYYNDRIGMNSRLDELQAAFLSVKLQALDRINDHKRRLAAMYQSGLRNEFVKPSVHEDFFDVYHIFNIRHPRRDDLKAYLADQGIMTEIHYPVPPHRQKALAGMFSEQAYPVADEIHATTLSLPISFCHTEDDIDQVINAANRFQGI, from the coding sequence ATGATTCCTTATGAAGATCTGCATAAGGTAAACGTATCATTCTTTGCCGAATTACGTGAGACATTCCGCGAAGTACTGGAAAGCGGATGGTATATCCTCGGCCCTCAAGTTGAACGATTCGAACGTGAATTTGCTCGGTTCTGTGGAATGCCTCACTGCATCGGAGTGGCTTCCGGTATGGATGCTCTGACCCTCTCGCTGAAAGCATTCGGGTTTGCGCCGGGGAGTGAGGTGATTGTTCCATCAAACACCTACATTGCCACCGTACTTTCCATTATCCAGGCAGATCTGAAGCCGGTGCTGGCTGAACCGGACATTGCCAGCTACACTATCGACCCGGATGCCATCGAAGCGTGTATCACGGCAAAGACCGCGGCAATAATGGTCGTACACCTGTATGGTAAGATGTGCCGGATGGACCGGATCATATCGATAGCCGACAGGCACGGACTCAAGGTGTTCGAAGACTGCGCCCAAGCCCATGGCGCAAGATTCCGGGGGCAGATTGCCGGTAGCTTTGGCGATGCCGCCGCCTTCAGCTTTTATCCCACCAAAAACCTGGGCGCCTTCGGGGATGCCGGAGCCGTCACAACACGAGACGCTGCGGTGGCTGAGTCTATTCGCATGCTACGTAACTACGGTTCTACCCGGAAGTATTACAACGACCGTATTGGTATGAATTCGCGTTTGGATGAACTGCAGGCGGCCTTCCTGTCGGTAAAGCTGCAGGCCCTCGACCGCATCAATGATCACAAGCGCCGCCTTGCAGCCATGTATCAGAGCGGTCTGAGAAATGAATTCGTAAAACCGAGCGTGCATGAGGATTTTTTCGATGTTTACCATATTTTCAACATCCGCCATCCACGTCGTGACGACCTGAAAGCGTACCTTGCGGATCAGGGGATCATGACCGAGATCCACTACCCCGTTCCCCCCCACCGCCAGAAGGCCCTTGCGGGCATGTTCAGCGAACAGGCGTATCCGGTTGCCGACGAGATTCATGCAACAACCCTGAGCCTGCCCATATCCTTCTGCCATACCGAAGACGACATCGATCAGGTAATCAATGCGGCCAACCGCTTCCAGGGGATTTGA
- a CDS encoding NAD(P)-dependent oxidoreductase, producing MNVLIIGGAGFLGANLVRRCLAEPDVQVTVMDSLEPHLHATTNNLRPVWPRIRFVRGDLRDETLLADIVQDKDIIFNCAAQTSHPLSIQYPLLDAEINCLGNLKLLESVRLLNKKARIVYTSSSTVIGKAVTEVVDEDHWERPLEIYSANKGVAEKYYRIYHTIHDLHTVVLRFANLYGPYGKGYPEFGFINYFIHQALNNQEITIFGTGNQSRNVLYIEDATDILWRAAFEPRLVGESWFATSDQHLTVAEIAETIVRIFEQGKVTHIAWPEERKKIEIDHVEFSSRRLRSIVNWQPAFSFIDGLRQIKAVVGA from the coding sequence ATGAATGTTCTGATAATCGGTGGTGCGGGTTTTTTGGGCGCCAACCTCGTGCGGCGCTGCCTGGCGGAGCCGGATGTGCAGGTAACTGTCATGGATTCGCTGGAGCCGCACCTGCACGCCACCACCAACAATCTCAGACCGGTGTGGCCGCGAATTCGCTTCGTGCGCGGCGACCTGCGCGATGAGACCCTGCTGGCCGATATCGTGCAGGACAAGGATATCATATTCAACTGCGCCGCCCAGACCTCCCACCCACTGTCGATTCAGTACCCCCTGTTGGACGCTGAGATTAACTGTCTGGGTAATCTGAAACTACTGGAAAGTGTTCGGCTTCTGAACAAAAAGGCGCGGATCGTCTACACCTCCAGCAGTACCGTCATCGGCAAGGCCGTGACGGAAGTGGTGGATGAAGACCACTGGGAGCGACCGCTGGAAATATATTCCGCCAATAAGGGAGTGGCGGAAAAATACTACCGTATTTATCACACCATTCATGATCTCCATACGGTGGTACTCCGTTTTGCCAACCTGTACGGGCCATATGGTAAAGGTTATCCGGAATTCGGGTTTATCAACTACTTTATTCACCAGGCCTTGAATAATCAGGAGATAACCATATTCGGAACGGGGAACCAGTCACGGAATGTACTCTATATCGAGGATGCCACTGACATCCTGTGGCGCGCCGCCTTTGAACCCCGTCTCGTGGGCGAGAGCTGGTTCGCCACCAGCGATCAGCATCTAACTGTGGCTGAAATCGCCGAAACAATCGTCCGGATATTCGAGCAAGGCAAGGTGACGCATATAGCATGGCCGGAAGAACGGAAAAAGATTGAAATTGATCATGTAGAATTTTCTTCCCGTCGCCTTCGCTCCATTGTCAACTGGCAGCCTGCCTTTTCCTTTATAGATGGTTTGCGGCAAATCAAGGCGGTGGTGGGGGCATGA
- a CDS encoding NAD(P)-dependent oxidoreductase, producing MNLEAFQNKSILITGGCGYVASAIIRLLRGIDCRIVRLDRPESAWEQPEGCCRLENLPADVRDPQVWEQAIDGIDVVFHLAAQTSTYRANSNPLSDHAINVMPMLHLLEGCRLRKCCPIICFSSTVTVAGIPRRLPVDESHPDTPLTVYDLHKLMAEQYLRWYSEQGFVRGAALRLSNVYGPGPASSQSDRGVLNRMIRSALQGETLTVYGAGDYIRDYIYVEDAARAFLAAALNGEELSGSHYIIGSGVGYSIAEAMNLVAERAMHRTGGKVTVEHVAPPAGLSPIEERHFVADTRRFVQATGWRPEVTFDQGIDLTLEAYS from the coding sequence ATGAATCTTGAAGCCTTCCAAAATAAGAGCATCCTCATCACGGGCGGCTGCGGCTATGTTGCATCAGCCATCATCAGGCTGCTGAGGGGGATAGACTGCCGCATTGTCCGGCTGGACCGTCCGGAAAGTGCCTGGGAGCAGCCGGAGGGGTGCTGCCGGCTCGAAAACCTGCCGGCTGACGTACGTGACCCACAGGTATGGGAGCAGGCCATCGACGGTATTGACGTGGTTTTTCACTTGGCAGCCCAGACCAGTACCTATCGCGCCAACAGCAATCCGCTATCTGACCATGCGATCAATGTCATGCCGATGCTGCATCTGTTGGAGGGATGCCGCCTACGGAAGTGCTGCCCGATAATCTGCTTTTCCAGCACCGTCACGGTGGCCGGCATACCACGGCGGCTTCCGGTGGATGAATCACACCCCGACACCCCGTTGACGGTCTATGATCTGCACAAACTGATGGCTGAACAGTACCTGAGATGGTACAGCGAACAAGGATTCGTGCGGGGGGCGGCGCTCCGGCTCTCCAATGTCTATGGACCCGGGCCAGCCAGCAGCCAGAGCGACCGGGGCGTGCTCAACCGGATGATCCGGAGTGCGCTGCAGGGGGAAACGCTGACCGTCTACGGCGCCGGTGACTATATCCGGGATTATATCTATGTTGAAGATGCTGCCAGGGCATTTCTGGCGGCGGCGCTCAATGGGGAAGAACTGAGCGGTAGCCACTATATTATCGGCAGCGGCGTAGGGTACAGTATCGCCGAAGCGATGAACCTGGTCGCCGAACGGGCCATGCACCGCACCGGCGGCAAGGTGACGGTGGAACATGTTGCGCCTCCCGCGGGCCTCTCACCCATTGAGGAGCGCCATTTCGTCGCTGACACGAGGCGCTTTGTCCAGGCTACTGGCTGGCGGCCGGAAGTCACATTCGATCAGGGGATAGACCTGACTCTGGAGGCATATTCATGA
- a CDS encoding dTDP-4-dehydrorhamnose 3,5-epimerase family protein has protein sequence MIDGIILNELTTHCDERGFFREVIRASDDFFAEGFGQWSHSLMFDNVIKAWHFHNIQTDWWYVVSGVLRVGLCDLRPASPTYRCTMDFFMGDFQPAHTLKIPPGIAHGCKTVQGPVNLLYVTSHTYDPADEIRIPYNDPEIRFDWLRGPEIR, from the coding sequence ATGATTGACGGCATCATACTGAATGAGCTGACGACTCACTGTGACGAGCGGGGCTTCTTCCGGGAAGTCATCCGGGCCAGCGATGACTTCTTCGCTGAAGGCTTCGGTCAATGGAGCCACTCCCTGATGTTCGACAACGTCATCAAAGCCTGGCATTTCCATAACATCCAGACCGACTGGTGGTACGTGGTCAGCGGAGTTCTGCGGGTCGGCCTGTGTGACCTGCGCCCCGCATCTCCAACATACCGTTGCACCATGGATTTCTTCATGGGTGACTTCCAGCCAGCGCACACGCTGAAAATTCCTCCCGGCATTGCCCATGGCTGCAAGACGGTCCAGGGGCCGGTCAACCTGCTCTATGTCACGTCGCACACCTATGATCCGGCAGATGAGATACGAATCCCGTATAATGACCCGGAAATCCGGTTCGATTGGCTGCGCGGGCCGGAGATTCGGTAA
- a CDS encoding class I SAM-dependent methyltransferase, which translates to MINCLICNSPIEPFIDFGSMPLGNGFLLPEQFNEEYRFPMQVSFCPACGMVQLLDQPDREQMFHENYAFFSGTSRYMAQHFKEFADHVIADYLTDDDPFVVEMGSNDGIMLQNFVTAGIRHLGIEPSKNVAQVAIDKGITTVTEFFDAPLARRIITEYGQADAFLAANVMCHIPYIHSIVEGISILLKPGGVVMFEDPYLGDVIEKISYDQIYDEHTFLFSVASIGHLFERYGMEIIDVEPQGTHGGSMRYVIAHKGTRAVSANVAAQRDIEYRLGLHLTETYDKFRRNCENSRDQLMKLLCELRAQGKRVVGYGATSKSTTITNYCGITPDLVEFISDTTPIKQGKFSPGAHIPVRPYESFVQDYPDYALLFAWNHKREIMKKEEAFRAAGGKWIVYVPQVEILD; encoded by the coding sequence ATGATCAACTGCCTGATTTGCAATTCCCCCATTGAGCCGTTTATCGACTTCGGCAGCATGCCGCTTGGCAATGGTTTTCTTCTTCCCGAGCAGTTCAACGAGGAATACCGATTCCCTATGCAAGTTAGTTTTTGCCCGGCATGCGGCATGGTCCAACTGCTCGACCAGCCCGACCGGGAGCAAATGTTCCATGAAAACTACGCCTTTTTCTCCGGAACCTCTCGCTATATGGCGCAACACTTCAAAGAGTTCGCCGACCATGTCATCGCCGATTACCTTACCGATGACGACCCCTTCGTGGTCGAGATGGGAAGCAATGACGGGATCATGCTGCAGAATTTTGTCACGGCCGGAATCCGGCATCTGGGTATCGAACCGTCGAAAAATGTTGCCCAAGTGGCAATTGACAAGGGGATAACCACCGTTACCGAATTCTTCGACGCCCCTCTGGCGCGCCGCATAATTACGGAGTACGGCCAGGCAGACGCCTTTCTGGCCGCCAATGTCATGTGCCACATCCCGTACATCCACTCCATCGTGGAGGGAATCTCGATCCTGCTCAAACCAGGAGGGGTAGTAATGTTTGAAGACCCCTACCTGGGCGACGTCATCGAAAAAATTTCCTACGATCAGATTTACGACGAGCACACCTTTCTCTTTTCCGTGGCCTCCATCGGCCATCTTTTTGAGCGCTACGGCATGGAGATCATCGACGTCGAGCCCCAGGGTACGCACGGAGGCTCCATGCGCTATGTCATTGCCCACAAGGGCACCAGGGCAGTTTCCGCCAATGTGGCGGCGCAGCGCGACATTGAGTACAGGCTCGGGTTGCACCTGACTGAGACATACGACAAATTCCGTCGTAATTGTGAAAACTCACGGGACCAGCTCATGAAACTCCTGTGTGAGTTACGAGCCCAAGGAAAGCGGGTGGTCGGCTATGGCGCAACCTCCAAGAGCACAACCATCACCAATTACTGTGGCATCACACCCGATCTGGTGGAGTTCATCAGCGACACTACCCCCATTAAGCAGGGAAAATTTAGCCCAGGAGCCCATATTCCTGTCCGCCCTTACGAATCCTTCGTGCAGGACTACCCCGATTATGCGCTTCTGTTCGCCTGGAACCACAAGCGGGAAATCATGAAAAAGGAAGAGGCCTTCCGAGCCGCAGGAGGGAAGTGGATAGTGTATGTACCCCAGGTAGAAATACTGGACTGA
- a CDS encoding flippase, producing MNAWWTTNLLDIIRKRLDEHPQFRIIIGNTGWQMVDKIMRMAVGLAISIWIARYLGPDKLGTLSYAMAFVALFAPLATLGLEDIIVRDIARDPSCAAETMGSSFILRLAGGIASLVIAISTILYLRPSDSLVHGLVAILAFGNLFLVTGVIESWFISQVRAKYTVYAKSPAFFIGSIIRIILIIRKAPLIAFAWAGTIEMGLCSLGLVISYVAKGHRLGEWTASMRRGGRLIRDSWPLALSIIAMSVYQRIDQIMLGDILGNKEVGIYSVAVRMAEPWNFIATAIYWSVYPSIVKARTISDSYFFAQLQKYYNLMAFLGYAVAIPVSLSAHWLIINLFGAAYTKAGIMAIVLTWANIFTFMELARSAFLATMNWTKIYFVTVMMGAIINVALNAVLIPRYGGLGASFASLIAYWFAVHGVCFLFKQLSRTGIMMTKAMLYPKFW from the coding sequence ATGAATGCCTGGTGGACAACAAATTTGCTGGACATTATCCGCAAACGCCTCGATGAACACCCCCAGTTCCGAATAATTATCGGCAATACCGGTTGGCAGATGGTGGACAAAATCATGCGTATGGCCGTAGGCCTGGCCATCAGCATCTGGATCGCACGTTACCTGGGACCGGACAAACTTGGAACACTCAGCTATGCCATGGCCTTTGTCGCCCTGTTTGCACCGTTGGCCACGCTCGGACTTGAGGACATTATTGTCCGGGATATCGCCAGAGACCCCTCTTGTGCTGCAGAGACAATGGGAAGCTCATTCATTTTGCGGTTGGCAGGTGGAATTGCATCACTTGTGATTGCAATTTCCACCATACTGTATCTGCGTCCATCCGACAGCCTCGTACACGGGCTGGTCGCCATCCTGGCATTCGGCAATTTATTCCTGGTAACCGGTGTCATCGAAAGCTGGTTCATCTCCCAAGTGCGGGCCAAGTACACGGTGTATGCCAAGAGCCCCGCATTTTTTATCGGCTCGATCATACGAATCATACTCATCATCCGTAAGGCTCCCCTTATAGCCTTCGCTTGGGCCGGCACCATCGAAATGGGACTCTGTTCACTCGGTTTAGTAATCTCCTATGTAGCTAAAGGCCACAGATTAGGAGAATGGACCGCATCCATGAGGCGGGGAGGCAGGCTGATACGGGACAGTTGGCCATTGGCATTGTCAATCATTGCAATGTCTGTTTACCAACGAATCGACCAGATTATGCTTGGCGATATTCTTGGAAACAAAGAGGTTGGGATTTATTCTGTCGCCGTGCGGATGGCTGAACCGTGGAACTTCATAGCCACAGCAATCTACTGGTCCGTTTACCCAAGTATAGTTAAGGCTAGGACAATTAGTGACAGCTACTTCTTTGCTCAATTGCAGAAATACTACAACCTGATGGCTTTTCTGGGATATGCCGTTGCCATTCCCGTGTCACTCAGCGCACACTGGCTGATAATAAACCTGTTTGGTGCGGCTTATACCAAGGCGGGCATCATGGCGATAGTTCTGACCTGGGCCAACATTTTTACTTTTATGGAACTTGCCCGCAGTGCCTTTCTGGCTACCATGAATTGGACGAAAATATATTTTGTGACCGTTATGATGGGGGCAATCATAAACGTTGCACTAAATGCTGTACTCATACCTAGATATGGTGGTTTGGGCGCGTCTTTTGCTTCACTTATTGCTTATTGGTTTGCAGTGCACGGCGTCTGTTTTTTATTTAAACAACTCTCCAGAACCGGTATTATGATGACCAAGGCTATGCTGTACCCAAAATTCTGGTAA
- a CDS encoding glycosyltransferase encodes MKLLYVCGKERSYVRNEMILAGLRNCGCDIIDCSDESGTYVWRFVKSVLKVLAARKMDFDFVFIGCLGHYFVPLAKKATAKPIIFDPFVSMYDTMCLDRKKFRPDSPAGRILYRLDKAACDRADRIILDTYAHINYFTKAFDQPPDKFHRVLVGADESLFYPRETPRDDDKFKVFYYSSFLPLHGTEYIVEAAGKLQNATDIEFVVIGNGLEKKRIMNLAKAKGVSNIHFIDWIPYGRLPGEIAKSDVCLGGHFSDIKKARRVIAGKTFQFLAMKKPVIVGDCEANRELLVDGESAFFVPMADAEALADAILKLKSDGALRDRLAEKGHDIFTKRCSNSEISKELAKLLHSL; translated from the coding sequence ATGAAGCTTCTCTACGTCTGCGGCAAAGAACGATCATACGTAAGAAACGAGATGATCCTGGCAGGACTTCGAAACTGCGGTTGCGATATTATTGATTGCTCCGACGAATCAGGCACGTACGTCTGGAGATTTGTCAAATCCGTTTTAAAGGTTCTTGCAGCGAGAAAAATGGACTTCGACTTTGTGTTTATAGGATGCCTGGGACATTATTTCGTTCCGTTGGCAAAAAAAGCGACTGCAAAACCGATAATCTTCGACCCCTTTGTTTCCATGTATGACACCATGTGTCTCGATCGGAAAAAATTCAGGCCCGATTCCCCGGCGGGAAGGATTCTCTACCGTTTGGACAAGGCGGCCTGTGATCGGGCGGACAGGATTATCCTGGATACGTATGCACACATCAACTATTTCACGAAAGCCTTCGATCAGCCACCGGATAAGTTCCACAGGGTGCTTGTCGGGGCTGATGAATCCCTCTTTTACCCCCGGGAGACCCCGCGGGATGACGATAAATTCAAGGTTTTCTATTATTCTTCCTTTCTACCACTGCACGGAACTGAATACATTGTCGAAGCTGCCGGCAAATTACAGAATGCTACTGATATAGAATTCGTAGTGATTGGAAATGGGCTGGAAAAGAAAAGGATTATGAATCTGGCCAAAGCAAAAGGTGTGTCGAATATCCATTTTATTGATTGGATTCCATACGGACGATTACCGGGGGAAATTGCAAAATCAGACGTGTGTCTTGGCGGCCATTTTTCTGATATCAAGAAGGCGCGACGAGTGATCGCAGGAAAAACGTTCCAGTTTCTGGCTATGAAAAAGCCTGTTATCGTTGGCGATTGTGAGGCGAATCGTGAATTACTGGTTGACGGAGAAAGTGCCTTCTTTGTCCCTATGGCTGACGCGGAGGCGCTGGCAGATGCCATACTCAAGCTGAAATCAGATGGAGCTTTAAGAGATCGTCTGGCTGAGAAGGGCCATGATATATTTACAAAAAGATGTAGTAACTCTGAAATCAGCAAAGAGTTGGCAAAACTGCTCCATTCACTTTAA